From the genome of Hathewaya histolytica, one region includes:
- a CDS encoding transglutaminase-like domain-containing protein, which produces MIIDPISLILILAFFLPILKGFLMSYRSNDQKDTINKLLSSISFTLAIFIGIKFFKSIVLKSDFIKGLELDWLFNSELFKFINKNQTMMYLVVMPLIVFIIYMILKWVAIGIFSIILYPIFDIIEKFSRNRSSISRRILGAIFKIPRAIAYIIIICLIFNYLSTFNLLKAKIDLNSYLEKSELYDTVSKKILVPISNSDIAKNLPNILSDSFKIETSEIKNTIPTKSNSNKKVIVYYNGVTLEEAIKSNEEIDNFSKKLTENKVGKYNKSYAIYSWISSNITYDYDKAKRILNNDFSKKSGAISSFYSKEGICFDYSTLFVVMCRANNIKTRIITGKGFDGRSWVNHSWNQVYIEDKKQWINVDTTFGIGGKYFNNEKFDLDHKESKIAGEW; this is translated from the coding sequence ATGATTATAGATCCAATATCTTTAATACTTATATTAGCATTTTTCTTACCAATTCTAAAAGGATTTTTAATGAGCTATAGATCAAATGATCAAAAAGATACTATAAATAAGTTGTTAAGTAGTATATCATTTACACTAGCTATTTTTATAGGTATAAAGTTTTTTAAAAGTATAGTATTAAAAAGTGATTTCATAAAGGGATTAGAACTAGATTGGCTTTTTAATAGTGAATTATTCAAATTTATAAATAAAAATCAGACAATGATGTATTTAGTAGTTATGCCTTTAATTGTATTTATAATATATATGATTTTAAAGTGGGTAGCTATAGGAATATTTTCAATAATACTTTATCCTATATTTGATATTATAGAAAAGTTTTCTAGGAATCGAAGTAGTATTTCAAGAAGGATTTTAGGAGCTATATTTAAAATTCCTAGGGCTATTGCATATATTATCATTATTTGTCTTATTTTTAATTACTTATCTACATTTAATTTATTAAAGGCTAAGATAGATTTAAATTCTTATTTAGAAAAGTCAGAGCTATACGATACCGTGTCTAAAAAGATCTTAGTTCCTATATCAAATTCTGACATAGCCAAAAATTTACCCAATATATTAAGTGATTCTTTTAAGATAGAAACCTCTGAGATAAAAAATACTATACCTACAAAAAGTAATAGTAATAAGAAAGTAATAGTATATTATAATGGTGTTACTTTGGAGGAAGCAATCAAATCTAATGAAGAAATAGATAATTTTAGTAAAAAGTTAACAGAAAATAAAGTGGGTAAATACAATAAGTCTTATGCTATATACTCTTGGATATCTTCAAATATAACATATGATTATGATAAAGCTAAGAGGATATTAAACAATGATTTTTCTAAAAAGTCTGGTGCTATTAGTAGTTTTTACTCTAAAGAGGGTATTTGTTTTGATTATTCAACCCTTTTTGTAGTCATGTGTAGAGCAAATAATATTAAAACAAGAATAATAACTGGAAAAGGATTTGATGGACGTAGCTGGGTAAATCATTCATGGAATCAGGTATATATTGAAGATAAGAAACAATGGATTAATGTTGATACTACTTTTGGAATAGGCGGAAAGTATTTTAATAATGAAAAATTTGATTTAGATCATAAAGAATCAAAAATAGCTGGGGAATGGTAA
- a CDS encoding polysaccharide deacetylase family protein: MKSEKEKENIKNKKKNLNEKIKRRNKRMDFFIYSGCLFGIFALGIFIGCQLFNISTESQKAYAKVNDINSKKEDLKIETNKASISTKALETFNSTTNKKLTKENTVNSNVENIKPQNNEKFKDEKICYLTFDDGPTKNVTPEILNILKSKDVKATFFVLGKMAEVNSDLILREKREGHLVANHTYSHDYKHIYSNPNNLLQDFKKCHNVLKKILGEEPAKIVRFPGGSFNKVEYQKKVNKEGFHFVDWNCLNGDAEALNIPEEKLFNKVKNTMGSQKHIVVLMHDSGTKQTTVRSLEKVIEHIKSQGYKFKTLDEAF; encoded by the coding sequence ATGAAGTCAGAAAAAGAAAAGGAGAATATTAAAAATAAGAAAAAAAATTTAAATGAAAAAATAAAAAGACGAAATAAGCGTATGGACTTTTTTATATATTCCGGTTGTTTATTTGGTATATTCGCATTAGGTATATTTATAGGTTGTCAGCTTTTTAATATATCTACAGAAAGTCAAAAGGCTTATGCTAAAGTAAATGATATTAATAGTAAAAAAGAAGATTTAAAGATAGAAACCAATAAAGCATCTATTAGTACTAAAGCTTTAGAAACATTTAATTCTACTACTAATAAAAAACTTACTAAGGAAAATACGGTTAATTCTAATGTTGAAAATATAAAACCACAGAATAATGAGAAGTTTAAGGATGAAAAGATTTGTTATTTAACTTTTGATGATGGACCAACTAAAAATGTAACCCCAGAGATACTTAATATTTTAAAATCTAAGGATGTAAAAGCAACTTTTTTTGTTTTAGGTAAAATGGCTGAAGTGAATAGTGATTTAATATTAAGAGAAAAAAGGGAAGGCCATTTAGTTGCAAATCATACTTACTCTCATGATTATAAACATATTTATTCAAATCCAAATAATTTGCTTCAGGATTTTAAAAAGTGTCATAATGTTTTAAAAAAAATTTTAGGAGAGGAGCCTGCAAAGATAGTAAGATTTCCAGGTGGATCTTTTAATAAGGTTGAGTATCAAAAAAAGGTAAATAAAGAAGGGTTTCACTTTGTGGATTGGAACTGCTTAAATGGGGATGCGGAAGCCTTAAATATACCAGAGGAAAAGTTGTTTAATAAAGTTAAAAATACTATGGGTTCTCAAAAACACATTGTAGTTTTAATGCACGATTCAGGTACTAAGCAAACTACGGTAAGATCCTTAGAAAAGGTAATAGAACATATTAAATCACAAGGATATAAATTTAAAACTCTTGATGAAGCATTTTAG
- a CDS encoding M16 family metallopeptidase — MQDKVFNSEIIKLENGLTIVTIKRDTGLISINLGVGVGAINETKEQKGISHFIEHMLFKGTSIRDNEGLNNELENLGGEYNAYTDYTCTVYTIDALKEELENSLDLLSDMLINSQFKEKEIEKERGVILSELRSSKDDIEELSFKRVKELAFSESPLRIDVLGTEEHIKSFNRTKLINYYKDYYVPNNSVISIVSSFEHNEVQALVKEYFSIWENKTISKPHIKSENNKKVTFTSYKKDIEQSTIVYLYTFYGLTKEEELSLRVLNHRFGESSNSILFRELREKRGLAYDIYTHMDCSNNIKTLYIYTAVEEENVEDTLKYIDESISDIKNEQIKFDSDTLNLIKKVFKTSLISTVENVQELGHYALIQVMEDESIYEFMNDVKRLEMIKNGHIYDIARRILKDPTIHILKPEMSEEVE, encoded by the coding sequence ATGCAGGACAAGGTATTTAATTCAGAAATTATAAAATTAGAAAATGGATTAACTATAGTAACTATAAAAAGAGATACAGGGTTAATTTCTATAAATTTAGGTGTAGGGGTTGGAGCAATAAACGAAACAAAAGAACAAAAGGGAATTAGCCACTTTATAGAGCATATGCTTTTTAAGGGAACTAGTATTAGGGATAATGAAGGGCTAAATAACGAGCTTGAGAATTTAGGTGGCGAATATAATGCTTACACAGATTATACTTGTACAGTGTACACCATTGATGCCTTAAAAGAGGAACTTGAAAATTCATTAGACTTACTTTCTGATATGTTGATAAATTCACAATTTAAAGAAAAAGAAATAGAGAAGGAAAGAGGTGTGATTTTATCAGAATTAAGAAGTAGTAAGGATGATATAGAGGAATTAAGCTTTAAAAGAGTAAAAGAATTAGCATTTTCTGAAAGTCCATTGAGAATTGATGTTCTAGGTACAGAGGAACATATAAAAAGTTTTAATAGAACAAAACTTATAAATTATTATAAGGATTATTACGTACCAAATAATTCTGTAATTTCAATAGTTTCATCATTTGAACATAATGAGGTACAAGCCTTAGTGAAAGAATATTTTTCTATTTGGGAAAATAAAACTATAAGTAAACCTCATATTAAAAGTGAAAATAACAAAAAAGTAACCTTCACATCTTATAAAAAGGATATAGAACAAAGTACTATAGTATATTTATATACATTTTATGGTTTAACTAAAGAAGAAGAATTAAGCTTAAGAGTTTTAAACCATAGATTTGGAGAGAGTTCAAATTCAATATTATTTAGGGAGCTTAGAGAGAAAAGGGGACTTGCATATGATATATATACTCATATGGACTGTTCAAACAATATAAAAACATTATATATATACACAGCTGTAGAAGAGGAAAATGTTGAAGATACTTTAAAATATATAGATGAGTCTATAAGTGATATTAAAAATGAACAAATTAAATTTGATAGTGATACATTAAATCTTATTAAGAAAGTTTTTAAAACATCTTTAATATCTACTGTAGAGAATGTACAAGAATTAGGCCATTATGCTTTGATACAGGTTATGGAAGATGAGAGTATTTATGAGTTCATGAATGATGTAAAAAGATTAGAAATGATAAAAAATGGCCATATTTATGATATAGCAAGAAGAATTTTAAAAGATCCAACTATACATATTTTAAAACCAGAAATGAGTGAAGAAGTTGAATAA
- a CDS encoding hemolysin family protein, translating to MKDLLIIILLIGVNGFFAAAEISIISLNELSLQKRAEDGDKKSIQLLKILKEPSKFLATIQVGVTLASFFTSASATVVLVKIFERVFKNSNIDFFIIYSQRLAFIIVTLIISYISLLFGELIPKRIGLKKSEKIANKSIRIINVLDKIARPLVYSLTYSTNFFIKLLFGKLEDEDKNITEEEIKMLIDVGEEKGLFGKTEKEMINSIFTFDDLTAFDVMTPRIDMVSLNLNSDFKEVLSFVKENKRSRIPIYEESQDRIVGILYAKDLINFFDTKEEFYMKDIIREPFFVTGYIKIDQLFKEMQIKGTHMSIVIDEYGSTAGLVTMEDLVEEIFGNIYDEYEEHVEDIYAKDENEFEVDGGVSISELNESLGCELQDNYDTISGLILDSLGRFPKVGENLLIEGFKFTILDIEDKRIKKILINKDFNRQK from the coding sequence ATGAAAGATTTACTTATAATAATACTTTTAATAGGAGTAAACGGTTTTTTTGCGGCAGCAGAAATAAGTATAATATCTTTAAATGAACTTTCTCTGCAAAAAAGAGCAGAAGACGGAGATAAAAAATCTATTCAACTACTAAAAATATTAAAGGAACCTAGTAAATTTTTGGCAACAATACAGGTAGGAGTTACTTTAGCTAGTTTTTTTACATCAGCATCTGCTACGGTAGTATTAGTGAAAATCTTTGAAAGAGTTTTTAAAAATAGTAATATAGATTTTTTTATAATATATAGTCAAAGGCTAGCTTTTATAATAGTAACATTAATAATTTCTTACATATCACTTTTATTTGGGGAATTGATTCCTAAAAGAATTGGATTAAAAAAATCTGAAAAAATAGCAAATAAATCTATTAGAATTATAAATGTTTTAGATAAAATAGCAAGACCATTGGTATATTCCCTTACGTATAGTACAAATTTTTTTATAAAATTATTATTTGGTAAATTAGAAGATGAAGATAAGAATATTACAGAAGAAGAAATTAAAATGCTAATTGACGTAGGAGAAGAAAAAGGACTATTTGGTAAAACAGAAAAAGAAATGATAAATAGTATATTTACCTTTGATGATTTAACTGCTTTCGATGTTATGACTCCTAGAATTGATATGGTTTCTTTAAATTTAAACTCTGATTTTAAAGAGGTTTTAAGCTTTGTAAAGGAAAATAAACGTTCAAGAATACCTATTTATGAAGAATCTCAAGATAGGATAGTAGGTATACTATATGCAAAAGATTTAATTAACTTCTTTGATACAAAAGAAGAATTTTATATGAAAGATATAATTAGAGAACCTTTTTTTGTTACGGGATATATTAAGATAGATCAATTATTTAAAGAAATGCAGATTAAAGGTACTCATATGAGCATAGTAATAGATGAATATGGCAGTACAGCAGGACTAGTGACTATGGAAGACTTAGTTGAGGAGATATTCGGAAATATTTATGACGAATATGAGGAGCATGTAGAAGACATATATGCTAAAGATGAAAATGAATTTGAGGTAGATGGTGGAGTTAGTATTTCCGAATTAAATGAATCATTAGGTTGTGAGCTACAGGATAATTATGATACTATAAGTGGTCTTATATTAGATAGTCTTGGTAGATTTCCTAAAGTTGGAGAAAATTTATTAATAGAAGGATTTAAATTTACTATATTAGATATAGAAGACAAGCGGATTAAAAAGATTTTGATAAATAAAGATTTTAATAGACAAAAATAA
- a CDS encoding ABC transporter ATP-binding protein: protein MTYHTLKGETSALKNINFKVNEGEFISIIGPSGCGKSTVLNIISGLIHPTSGNVYIGTNKIEKPTNSIGYMFQKDHLFPWLTVWDNVCLGLKIKNKLDDSSVDYITNLLKKYDLWGFKDFFPSELSGGMRQRAALIRTLALNPKVLLLDEPFSALDYQTRLNISDEIYEIIKRENKTTIMVTHDIAEAISMSDRLILLTPRPATINKNLEIKFDNKYNTPLKRREAPNFSTYFNLFWKELNSYE, encoded by the coding sequence ATGACTTATCATACATTAAAAGGCGAAACTTCAGCTCTAAAAAACATTAATTTTAAAGTAAATGAAGGTGAATTCATAAGTATAATAGGGCCTTCAGGATGTGGTAAATCAACAGTTTTAAATATTATATCCGGGCTTATTCACCCTACGTCTGGTAATGTATATATAGGTACTAATAAAATAGAAAAACCTACAAACAGCATAGGCTATATGTTCCAGAAGGATCATCTATTTCCTTGGCTTACTGTATGGGACAATGTATGCTTAGGTTTGAAAATTAAAAATAAATTAGATGATAGTTCAGTAGATTATATAACCAACCTATTAAAAAAATATGATTTATGGGGATTTAAAGATTTTTTTCCATCAGAACTTTCTGGTGGTATGAGACAAAGAGCAGCTTTAATTAGAACATTAGCCTTAAACCCTAAAGTTCTATTATTAGATGAGCCCTTCTCTGCCCTTGATTATCAAACTAGATTAAATATTAGTGATGAAATTTATGAGATAATAAAAAGAGAAAATAAAACAACTATAATGGTTACCCATGATATAGCTGAAGCTATATCTATGTCAGACAGGTTAATATTATTAACTCCTCGTCCGGCTACTATAAATAAAAATCTTGAAATTAAATTTGACAATAAATATAATACCCCTTTAAAACGAAGGGAAGCACCTAACTTCAGCACCTACTTTAACTTATTTTGGAAGGAGTTGAACAGTTATGAATAA
- the recX gene encoding recombination regulator RecX — MNNIITKIEVQKFNKERVNIYVDDEFFIGCSMELIYIEGIKKGEVVHKEKLQSIITEDNFMKAKSRSLRYLGKSHKTEKEVVGKLKEEGYEISIIDRTICFLKEYDFINDERYVELFVKEKLKKWGENRIKYELLRKGIEEKLVLDKIYSIDSEEKNKVLYEVALKKYNSLIKSENDSFKINRKLNDYLLRRGYGFDEIKSVINKIVKAGD, encoded by the coding sequence TTGAATAATATTATTACTAAAATTGAAGTTCAAAAGTTTAATAAAGAAAGGGTTAATATATATGTAGACGATGAATTCTTTATAGGTTGTAGCATGGAACTTATATATATAGAAGGAATAAAAAAAGGCGAGGTAGTTCATAAAGAAAAGTTACAAAGTATAATTACAGAAGATAATTTTATGAAGGCAAAAAGTAGAAGTCTTAGATACTTGGGCAAATCTCATAAGACTGAAAAAGAAGTAGTAGGTAAATTAAAAGAAGAAGGATATGAAATAAGTATAATCGATAGAACTATATGTTTTTTAAAAGAGTACGACTTTATAAATGACGAGAGATATGTGGAATTATTTGTTAAAGAAAAATTAAAAAAGTGGGGAGAAAATAGAATAAAGTATGAACTTTTAAGAAAAGGCATAGAAGAAAAGTTGGTATTAGATAAAATATATAGTATAGACTCTGAAGAAAAAAATAAAGTATTATATGAAGTTGCTTTAAAAAAATATAATTCTCTTATTAAAAGTGAAAATGATTCATTTAAGATTAATAGGAAATTAAATGATTATCTTTTAAGGAGAGGATATGGTTTTGATGAAATAAAATCCGTAATAAATAAAATAGTAAAAGCAGGTGACTAA
- a CDS encoding ABC transporter permease, whose translation MNNYSEEHLEYLRKIKNRKRKVLITRISLLIFIFGLWEIAGNLNWIDPFLTSTPSRMIKSFIKIYNEGTLLNHVLITCFETILGFILGTILGTFIAIVLWWSEFLCEVLDPYLVVLNALPKVALAPIIIFWVGNGVTAIIVIALLISIVVTIIGVLSGFNDVDKEKIKLLKTFGATKFQILKYLIIPSSVPTLVSSLKINVGLSWVGVIMGEFLVAKEGLGFLIIYGGQVSELDMVMMSVILLSILAYLMYETVSFIEKKFRA comes from the coding sequence ATGAATAACTATAGCGAAGAACATTTGGAATACTTAAGAAAAATTAAAAATAGAAAAAGAAAAGTTTTAATAACTAGGATATCTTTATTAATATTTATTTTTGGACTTTGGGAAATTGCCGGAAATTTAAATTGGATAGATCCTTTCCTAACAAGTACACCTTCTAGGATGATTAAAAGTTTCATAAAGATTTACAATGAAGGCACTTTATTAAATCATGTGCTTATAACTTGTTTTGAAACTATATTAGGTTTTATATTAGGTACTATTTTAGGAACATTCATAGCTATTGTTTTATGGTGGTCTGAGTTTTTATGTGAGGTATTAGATCCTTACCTTGTAGTATTAAATGCCCTACCCAAAGTTGCTCTAGCCCCAATTATTATATTTTGGGTAGGCAATGGAGTAACTGCGATTATTGTAATTGCTCTCCTAATTTCCATTGTAGTTACAATAATAGGAGTTTTATCTGGTTTTAATGATGTAGACAAAGAAAAAATTAAACTTTTAAAAACTTTTGGAGCTACTAAATTTCAGATTTTAAAGTATTTAATTATCCCCTCTTCTGTTCCTACATTAGTATCTTCCTTGAAAATAAATGTAGGTTTATCTTGGGTTGGAGTTATTATGGGTGAATTCCTCGTAGCTAAAGAAGGATTAGGTTTTTTAATTATCTATGGCGGTCAAGTATCTGAATTAGATATGGTAATGATGAGTGTAATTCTTCTATCTATACTAGCATATTTAATGTATGAAACTGTATCTTTTATAGAAAAAAAATTTAGAGCTTAA
- a CDS encoding tetratricopeptide repeat protein encodes MSYFKKANDFYNAKEYEKAITMYEKALKTNENESSSLYNTAVCHIKLKNYYKAIDFLKNAINFKKDSKYVFNLAYCYAMLNNNQKALYYFNLSWSINNEDKDCEKAIKLILENYRN; translated from the coding sequence ATGAGTTACTTTAAAAAGGCTAATGATTTTTATAATGCCAAAGAGTACGAAAAGGCAATTACCATGTATGAGAAAGCTCTGAAAACTAATGAAAATGAATCAAGTTCTCTTTATAATACAGCAGTATGCCATATTAAATTGAAAAATTATTATAAAGCTATTGATTTTCTTAAAAATGCTATAAATTTTAAAAAAGATAGTAAATATGTTTTTAACTTAGCCTATTGTTACGCAATGCTAAATAATAACCAAAAAGCATTGTACTATTTTAATTTATCTTGGAGCATAAACAATGAAGACAAAGACTGTGAAAAAGCAATAAAACTAATATTAGAAAATTACAGAAATTAA